One window of Aerococcus tenax genomic DNA carries:
- a CDS encoding phage tail protein produces MTDLGKAYVQIVPSAKGISGQIRNAIQPDMESTGESAGQTLGSKLMSAAKKVLVAAGIGKAIAASVMEGGRLEQSIGGVEKLFQGSADKVKNYAKEAFRTSGVSANQYMEQVTGFSASLISSLGGDTEKAADLANTALVDMSDNANTFGTSMTDIQNAYSGFAKQNYTMLDNLRLGYGGTQQEMQRLLADAEKLTGKKFDIQNFGDVVEAIHAIQENMKITGTTANEASQTIEGSFNMMKAAAIDLLGNLTKGDFQNIGQSMKNLIESAVIFAFGNLLPAIGNIFLQLPEAIMAGLATLGPILQSGAANLMQQFGIGLSANSPLNTFLPELQQSFQPVIESIQTALGQIPGFFGSMLESVLPIIESIAGALGKLKFDGIADLVQSILPAIQNAFQTFMGIVGPAIGQVAESFANLWNAAQPLISALADALMPVFEVVASFLGGVVKGALMGLSGAFDLITVAVQILTPVVQFLVDAFNFISPVLSKVAEWIGVLIGLFANFGSSGTSLKSIIVSAWENMQTSLFIAKSAFSDVISGIINFFKNLGNAGSSLKSAINAAFNAIKAFISSAGSTIKNAITGVINFFKNLGNAGSALRSAISSAFNAIKTAVFSAGSAIISKVEGIKNIFTSLCNINLFSAGAAIMEGFLDGLKSMWSAVTDFVGGIADWIRDHKGPIQYDRKLLIPAGRAIMQGLNNGLQDSFKSVKATVNGMGDQLYNAFAGTTPLLDVGFNLKSPYDLSDIDRFNVSGKYTLDSAEDRARQLDQKLDSINENLIKLLAKDTDVYIDKEKVSAEIDEVNRAKNEMMEKYDQRRKGLLI; encoded by the coding sequence GTGACCGACCTAGGGAAAGCTTATGTACAAATTGTCCCGTCTGCAAAAGGAATATCGGGACAGATCAGAAATGCGATACAGCCCGATATGGAATCCACTGGAGAAAGTGCTGGCCAGACTTTAGGTTCTAAGCTTATGAGTGCTGCTAAGAAGGTCTTAGTAGCTGCTGGAATTGGAAAAGCTATTGCCGCCTCCGTCATGGAGGGCGGGAGGCTAGAGCAGTCTATAGGCGGTGTTGAAAAGCTTTTTCAAGGGTCAGCCGATAAGGTAAAAAACTATGCAAAAGAAGCCTTTAGAACTTCTGGAGTATCTGCTAACCAGTATATGGAACAAGTGACCGGCTTTAGTGCTAGCTTGATCTCAAGCTTGGGTGGTGACACCGAAAAAGCCGCAGATTTAGCAAATACAGCGCTTGTGGACATGAGTGACAATGCGAATACCTTTGGTACAAGCATGACTGACATTCAGAATGCTTATAGTGGTTTTGCAAAACAAAATTACACCATGTTGGATAACCTCAGACTTGGCTATGGGGGCACTCAACAGGAGATGCAAAGATTACTTGCTGATGCTGAAAAATTGACGGGAAAGAAATTTGATATTCAAAATTTTGGCGATGTTGTCGAAGCGATCCATGCAATTCAAGAAAATATGAAGATTACAGGCACAACAGCAAATGAGGCTTCTCAAACTATTGAAGGCTCTTTTAACATGATGAAAGCTGCTGCAATTGATCTTCTGGGGAACTTAACCAAAGGCGATTTTCAAAATATTGGTCAATCCATGAAGAACTTAATTGAGTCTGCTGTTATTTTTGCTTTTGGAAATTTACTCCCTGCAATAGGTAATATTTTTTTACAATTACCAGAAGCAATTATGGCTGGCTTAGCCACTCTAGGCCCTATCTTGCAATCTGGAGCTGCTAACCTTATGCAACAGTTTGGCATTGGCTTAAGTGCTAATTCGCCTTTAAACACATTTTTACCGGAGTTACAGCAATCTTTTCAGCCAGTAATAGAATCTATTCAAACGGCGTTAGGGCAAATACCTGGATTTTTTGGTAGCATGCTAGAATCAGTTTTACCAATAATCGAAAGTATTGCTGGGGCTTTAGGTAAGTTAAAATTTGATGGAATAGCTGACCTTGTACAATCTATCTTACCTGCTATTCAAAACGCTTTTCAGACTTTCATGGGGATTGTAGGACCGGCAATTGGTCAAGTGGCAGAGTCCTTTGCTAATCTATGGAATGCAGCGCAACCATTAATCTCAGCCTTAGCGGACGCTCTTATGCCAGTGTTTGAGGTGGTCGCCTCTTTCCTAGGCGGAGTAGTCAAGGGAGCATTGATGGGCTTATCTGGAGCTTTTGACTTGATAACTGTAGCTGTTCAGATCTTGACACCAGTTGTTCAATTTTTGGTGGATGCATTTAATTTCATTTCGCCAGTGTTGTCTAAGGTTGCCGAGTGGATTGGGGTTCTGATTGGTCTGTTTGCCAATTTTGGGTCTTCTGGGACGTCCCTAAAAAGTATTATTGTTAGCGCTTGGGAAAACATGCAAACAAGCTTGTTTATTGCTAAGTCAGCTTTTTCAGATGTTATCAGCGGAATAATTAACTTCTTCAAAAATCTTGGTAATGCTGGCTCAAGCTTGAAATCAGCAATAAACGCAGCGTTTAACGCTATCAAGGCCTTTATTTCTTCTGCTGGATCAACAATTAAAAATGCAATTACCGGAGTTATTAATTTCTTTAAAAACCTTGGCAACGCTGGATCTGCTTTAAGATCAGCGATCAGCAGCGCTTTTAATGCGATTAAAACAGCAGTTTTTTCTGCTGGATCAGCGATTATAAGCAAGGTTGAAGGTATTAAGAATATATTTACAAGCCTATGCAACATTAATTTATTTAGTGCGGGAGCAGCAATTATGGAAGGTTTCTTAGACGGTTTGAAATCCATGTGGAGCGCAGTTACCGACTTTGTGGGAGGTATAGCGGATTGGATCCGTGACCATAAAGGACCTATCCAATATGACCGCAAGTTATTAATTCCTGCTGGTCGTGCGATCATGCAAGGGCTAAATAATGGTTTGCAAGATAGCTTTAAGAGTGTAAAAGCTACCGTTAATGGTATGGGTGACCAACTATATAACGCTTTTGCAGGTACTACACCTTTACTAGATGTTGGTTTTAACCTCAAATCGCCTTATGACCTATCAGACATTGACCGCTTTAATGTCAGTGGTAAATATACCCTGGATAGTGCAGAGGACCGAGCAAGGCAACTGGATCAAAAGCTGGATAGTATCAACGAAAATCTCATTAAATTATTGGCTAAAGATACTGATGTTTATATTGATAAAGAAAAAGTTAGTGCGGAAATTGATGAAGTCAACCGGGCTAAAAATGAGATGATGGAAAAATATGATCAAAGAAGAAAGGGGCTGCTCATTTAG
- a CDS encoding DUF5361 domain-containing protein, with protein sequence MAVFVAGLPEESRIVKKLSGQKLSYDSLLLTSIFDQINLLLWSKTKDGQKGKNRPDSLTKEITGKKEESKVTAFTSGEDFKAAREKMIKELERGEVK encoded by the coding sequence GTGGCTGTTTTTGTTGCTGGGCTGCCGGAAGAATCAAGAATTGTTAAAAAGCTAAGCGGTCAAAAGCTTAGTTATGACAGTCTTTTGCTAACATCTATTTTTGACCAAATCAACTTACTACTTTGGTCTAAGACTAAAGATGGGCAAAAAGGCAAAAACCGGCCTGACTCATTGACCAAAGAAATTACCGGTAAAAAGGAAGAAAGCAAGGTAACTGCCTTTACAAGTGGGGAAGATTTCAAGGCGGCTAGAGAAAAGATGATCAAAGAGTTAGAGAGAGGTGAGGTTAAGTGA
- a CDS encoding distal tail protein Dit, translating to MKAYDIEVDGQSLKGLVTILDVERTMGPPQKNRGISVKLFIKQDVMKVIDVLNKLLTGSIQTFVFTDQPDRYWLGRVKEKITPTDSVKNSRLTFEIVVPTGVAYAITPKEIAVKNATSVMIRNDGTDDIYPQFDFMLNGETHMLGLSSSKAAYQYGVSAQDSPIKELKISRTATTAGHIDYRKQALINNVFDDWHGWQEADAWDWGQRWHKRGNFTLGSQGFPTPVNGQVTVADWATHWQTGERMADWVKGQTFQVSQTKNVRQASSKKAYLLVNRGQYLGWLLEQDIKGTRSNKNALVPNYGSPSAYKWTGPAMQHSLDSQCTDWTLSYWHYFKLSSANEAGAFFVSVRSGDNEVASALFSAHQYNWSVWQQFSAGGQGLPNDNYDRYMANDFHGRVMISKSGPHLNFEIWNDRKNVRYSKSYYVPDIQSLRPDKVVFWCGRYSTSAPPKENLVDSVEFEGTNTKVWVEPKTETITDVMNVPDYEYTFHSGDMVRINMSDNRAYVNGRPELKPIAYGSRNISVPPGEHEVIITSDSLTKPDVICRYREVFR from the coding sequence ATGAAAGCTTATGATATTGAAGTAGATGGCCAAAGTTTAAAAGGCCTAGTAACTATTTTAGATGTTGAGCGGACTATGGGGCCCCCTCAAAAGAACAGAGGGATCTCAGTAAAGCTATTTATTAAGCAAGATGTCATGAAAGTGATTGATGTGCTTAATAAATTACTTACTGGGAGCATCCAAACTTTTGTCTTTACTGATCAGCCTGACCGCTATTGGCTGGGGAGAGTCAAGGAAAAGATAACACCGACTGACTCAGTCAAAAATAGCCGGCTTACTTTTGAAATAGTAGTGCCAACTGGTGTGGCTTATGCCATTACACCTAAAGAAATTGCTGTTAAAAATGCCACCTCAGTGATGATTAGAAATGATGGCACAGACGATATTTACCCGCAGTTTGACTTTATGCTTAACGGTGAGACCCACATGCTGGGTCTATCGAGTAGTAAGGCTGCTTACCAATATGGGGTAAGCGCTCAGGATAGCCCAATAAAAGAGCTTAAAATTAGCCGTACAGCCACCACTGCTGGGCATATTGACTATCGCAAGCAGGCGCTGATTAATAATGTGTTTGACGATTGGCACGGCTGGCAAGAGGCTGATGCCTGGGACTGGGGCCAAAGATGGCACAAGCGGGGTAATTTTACCCTTGGCAGCCAGGGCTTTCCTACACCAGTTAATGGCCAAGTAACAGTCGCTGATTGGGCCACTCACTGGCAAACCGGCGAAAGAATGGCCGACTGGGTTAAGGGCCAAACTTTCCAAGTGTCGCAAACTAAAAATGTCCGACAAGCCAGCAGTAAAAAAGCATATTTATTGGTTAACCGTGGCCAATATTTAGGCTGGCTGCTAGAGCAGGACATTAAAGGCACTAGATCCAACAAAAATGCCTTAGTCCCTAACTATGGGTCACCTAGTGCCTATAAGTGGACGGGGCCAGCTATGCAGCACAGCTTAGATTCCCAATGTACTGACTGGACGTTAAGTTATTGGCACTACTTCAAGCTATCAAGTGCCAACGAGGCAGGAGCCTTTTTTGTTTCCGTTCGTAGCGGAGATAACGAAGTAGCTAGCGCCTTATTTAGTGCCCACCAATACAATTGGTCAGTATGGCAACAGTTTAGCGCTGGTGGCCAAGGATTGCCCAATGATAACTATGACCGCTACATGGCCAATGATTTTCATGGCCGGGTGATGATCAGCAAAAGTGGGCCTCACCTAAATTTTGAAATTTGGAATGACCGAAAAAATGTCAGGTACTCAAAGAGCTATTATGTACCAGATATACAATCCTTGCGCCCTGACAAAGTCGTCTTTTGGTGTGGTCGGTATAGTACCAGTGCACCACCTAAAGAAAACCTTGTCGACAGTGTGGAGTTTGAGGGTACTAATACCAAGGTATGGGTAGAGCCAAAAACTGAGACCATTACCGATGTTATGAACGTTCCTGACTATGAATACACATTTCATTCAGGTGACATGGTCAGAATTAATATGTCTGATAATCGTGCCTATGTTAACGGCCGGCCAGAGCTAAAGCCGATCGCTTATGGTAGCCGTAACATAAGCGTTCCGCCTGGAGAACATGAAGTGATTATTACTAGTGATAGTCTGACTAAACCCGATGTAATTTGTAGGTATAGGGAGGTGTTTAGATGA
- a CDS encoding phage tail tube protein: protein MDSKNVTYGKPKVGGAIYSAPAGTALPTDATTALPAVFKDLGYVSEDGVSNSNTPDSDTVKAWGGDTVLVIQTEKTDEFTYTLIEATNVEVLKEVYGPDNVTGTLKDGLTIKANAKEYKPHVLVIDMLLKGAVKRIVIPNGVIKEIGDIEYGDEDAVGYETTVTCTPDTNGNTHYEYIKSTEKVGSAG from the coding sequence ATGGACTCAAAAAATGTAACTTATGGTAAGCCTAAAGTAGGCGGGGCGATTTACTCAGCACCTGCTGGGACAGCTTTGCCAACTGATGCAACTACTGCCTTGCCAGCAGTCTTTAAAGACCTTGGCTATGTTTCAGAAGATGGAGTAAGCAACTCAAATACACCGGACTCAGACACCGTAAAGGCCTGGGGCGGGGACACTGTTTTGGTTATTCAAACTGAAAAAACTGATGAATTTACTTATACATTGATTGAAGCAACTAATGTGGAAGTGCTCAAGGAAGTTTATGGGCCAGACAATGTGACCGGAACACTCAAAGACGGCTTGACTATCAAAGCTAACGCCAAAGAGTATAAGCCCCATGTGCTAGTTATTGATATGTTACTAAAAGGCGCAGTTAAGCGGATTGTGATCCCTAACGGCGTTATTAAAGAAATCGGAGATATTGAATACGGCGATGAAGATGCCGTAGGATATGAAACCACAGTAACATGTACACCAGACACCAACGGGAATACCCACTATGAGTACATTAAATCAACCGAAAAAGTAGGGAGTGCAGGCTAA